In Chitinivibrio alkaliphilus ACht1, the genomic stretch TTGTGACGCCATGATCCTGTTACGAAGTAGTACCGTACGCAGTATTAAAAATCGCCCTCGCCCAATCCCCACATTTATTGGGGCAACAACTCACCCGGTGAAACTGGGGGTTGCTCCCCGCCTCGATTCCCCGGAAACTAATCTTGCCGGAGTTTCCTACTACGTTCCCGCAGCGCTTCGCCTGAGTATGTTTCGGGAAGTACTCCCCACTATTTCTCACTACATTCTGCTGGTTGAAAAAGGCCACCCCGCAGCAGAAATAGACGTAGAACAATCCCGCCGTGCCGCCCAAGAACTCTCCCTCACTATCAAACCACTCTATTGTGATACCCTTGCAACAGTTCTACAGAGTATAGACACCGTCCCGGAAGACTACGGTATATTACTTGGCTCTCAAGCTCTACTTATGGATAACGCTAAAAAAATTATTGAAGCTGCTCCCAACACTCCCTTTTTTTCCTATGCAGATCTCCCCGTAGAATATGGAGCCCTTGCAGGATTTTCTGCCAACGACATTCATATGGGACAGAAATTGGGTTCCATGGTAGTAGATGTTCTTACAGAAGCAGTTGATATGGACTCTCTCGGGATTATCCTTTCAGAAACACCGGTTCTACACTTTAATCATGAAAGTCTTAAAAGATTCTCTGAGAACATCCCCCAGGTCATCAAGAATCTTGCGGAAACTCAAGAGTATTTGGACGGCATTCTTGCAGGGGCTCCCGTGGGGATTGGTGTTGTCTCAGAGGGAGTTATCAGCCACGTAAATACATATATTTTAGAGCATACCGGCTACTCGCAAGAACATCTCATGGGAAAGCCTAAAAGTAGTCTCTATCCTACAAAAGAATCATACCGTACAGTTATGGATACCATTTCTTCCGCCATGAAACGGGGAGATCTGGCACGAGTTGAAACAAAATGGATTGATCGTACTGCCCAAGAGTCCGACATTCTTCTGTCAGTTACGCCAACCATGAGGAAAGATCCACATAAAAACTACATCTTTACCGCCCTTGATATTACCGCACGAAAAGAACAGGAAGCATTTTTCAAAAGTGTATTTGAAAATACCGAAGCAGTAACTCTTCTTATCTGCCCGGAAACCGGCATCATTCATGATGCGAATCCTGCGGCTGAATCGTTCTATGGCTGGCCCCTAGAAAGGCTGAGACAAAAACGAATACAGGATATCAACACCCTTTCTGATGAGGCGGTGAAACAGGAAATGGCACATGCACGGTCTCGAGAGCGTGTCTACTTTGAATTTACCCATCGGCTGCATGATGGTTCTCTCCGTGATGTTGCCGTATTCAGCAGTGATGTCCATCATAAAGGAGAAACGTACCTATTCTCAATTATCCATGATATTACGGAAGTACAAAACGCACGCCACCTCTTGATACGAAGAACATACATATTTATCTTCGTTGCCATGCTCCTCTGCGTAGGTATGTGCTTGCTTTTACTTCGGTTTCTTCATACCATTGATAGACTACGAGAAACCGAGGGTGCTCTCAGGAAAAGTCAGCAGAAACTGTCAACCCTCTTTTCTTCCATGACCGAGATGGTCGTGCTTCATACACTAGTATATGACGCTCAGGGATCCCCCGTCGATTACCGTATAACCGATAGTAACGACGCCTTTA encodes the following:
- a CDS encoding ABC transporter substrate binding protein, encoding MSTASAEDSLTLGVAWMGRSRMSKRYLQGIENSLAQAPLPIRLKVKGNLPHEDALDSVISQFETTCDAMILLRSSTVRSIKNRPRPIPTFIGATTHPVKLGVAPRLDSPETNLAGVSYYVPAALRLSMFREVLPTISHYILLVEKGHPAAEIDVEQSRRAAQELSLTIKPLYCDTLATVLQSIDTVPEDYGILLGSQALLMDNAKKIIEAAPNTPFFSYADLPVEYGALAGFSANDIHMGQKLGSMVVDVLTEAVDMDSLGIILSETPVLHFNHESLKRFSENIPQVIKNLAETQEYLDGILAGAPVGIGVVSEGVISHVNTYILEHTGYSQEHLMGKPKSSLYPTKESYRTVMDTISSAMKRGDLARVETKWIDRTAQESDILLSVTPTMRKDPHKNYIFTALDITARKEQEAFFKSVFENTEAVTLLICPETGIIHDANPAAESFYGWPLERLRQKRIQDINTLSDEAVKQEMAHARSRERVYFEFTHRLHDGSLRDVAVFSSDVHHKGETYLFSIIHDITEVQNARHLLIRRTYIFIFVAMLLCVGMCLLLLRFLHTIDRLRETEGALRKSQQKLSTLFSSMTEMVVLHTLVYDAQGSPVDYRITDSNDAFIANTGIPREKSVGRYASEVYGTTPPPYLQEYAEVVKTKEPHVYTRHYQPLEKHFAISAVPLEQDDFATVTTDITAMKEVEEVIKRKNRELENYLYVASHDLRTPLVNIEGFSRLVHTDITTLSTLIQDSSPRKEDLHTARTIITESLPKNLDFIHRNVQSSNALINGLLQVSRTGRQPMNITEIAMDTLVTNVFVAQQFQLNQVNATYSVEITHSCYGDETLLMQIFTNLISNSIKYRSEERPLHISVTSSNRFKNSLYTYTDTGRGISEKHLQRIWDVFYRGDAGTDIPGEGLGLSIIKRIIEKHRGSITCYPNPEGGVQFDMELPGEEFTEI